Part of the Desulfolutivibrio sulfoxidireducens genome is shown below.
AGGACGATCACCTGTTTCGGTCCGAAATGCATGGCCCCCACCCGGTTGCCGATCATGTCCAGGTTGACCAGTTGGCCCGACTCGGTGACGGCGTTGGTCCCGGTAAGGAAACAGTCCACCAGAAGGGCCTGCCGCCTGAGTTCGTACATGGCCTCCCGGGACAGGCTCTTGTCCGTGGTGTCCAGGACCCTGTAATCCGGATTGGCCCGAAGCGCCGCCACCAGGCCCAGGGCGGCCACGGTCCCGGATCCGCCGAAGGAAAAACTTTTCGCCCCGGTCTCCGGAATGATCTCGGTCAGGACCATCGCGGCGGCCGCGGAGGAATCCGGAGCCTCGTACACCGCAAAGTGGTTGCCTTCAAGGGCCTTTCTGACGGCCTGGCGCCTTTTGGCGTGGAAGGCTTCGATGGGCCTTTCCATAAATTCTCTCACATATTCAATATATTACCGTATTTTTCAGGGCATCCGGGTTTCGGCCGGGCGCATACTGAACCGGGGCATGGAAAAAATCAAGCACAATCCCGGAAAGCCCGGCGGCTAGTGGTAAAGAGCCCGTAATTCCTGGAGAAATTTCCCCACAGTACGGTCCCTTTTGTCCTGGCGCACCACCACCCACACCCCCCAGGAAATGGGGATGCCGCGATTTTGGGCCTCGGTATAAAAGGCGTTTAAGCGCTCCACGATCCTCCCGACGGTCATGCCCTCGAAAT
Proteins encoded:
- a CDS encoding lactate utilization protein; translation: MERPIEAFHAKRRQAVRKALEGNHFAVYEAPDSSAAAAMVLTEIIPETGAKSFSFGGSGTVAALGLVAALRANPDYRVLDTTDKSLSREAMYELRRQALLVDCFLTGTNAVTESGQLVNLDMIGNRVGAMHFGPKQVIVLAGRNKIVPGVEEAMRRIKAYTAPVNAMRLDKKTPCVKTSFCQDCNSPDRICNVWTVTEKSFPAGRVKIVLIDQDLGI